A genomic window from Brevibacillus agri includes:
- a CDS encoding stage V sporulation protein D, with the protein MRVSNATVRRRIFISLVIGIVLYTALITRLGYVQLIEGPKLAQMADQLLNREIDFKPNRGRILDRNGNELVSNMTVPTVVAVPAQIKDPKETARQLAIILEQKEEDVYQAITKKQMSNDKIPGGKKLPIEKARKIQELNLPGIYLAGDSKRFYPNGSMAAHILGFTGIDNQGLTGLEKIYDPFLKGTEGHISFPSDAKGRVMPGGSEDYVPPVSGMDMYLTIDSAIQSFIERELDQAVVAYQPDDVLAIAMNPKTGEILGMGSRPTFQPDEYQNYPTEVYNRNLPIWKTYEPGSTFKIVTLAAALNEGVVSLEESFYDPGFITVAGKRLRCWKRQGHGQETMLEVVENSCNPGFVTMGQRLQKERLFEYIKKFGFGQKTGIDLIGEENGLLFNLSRVGPVELGTTSFGQGVSVTPIQQMAAVSAAINGGKLMKPFVAKEWRDSVTHDIVARTLPTEVRQVISAETSAKVRYALESVVAQGTGNKAYIEGYRVGGKTGTAQKVRNGRYVDGEYIVSFIGFAPADDPQIVVYFAVDNPKALAFGGLIAAPSVKSIIESSLQYMNVPKRKDGIAKEINKALGEREPIEVPNMVGQTMKDVVQTYETLPLVVSGKGTYVIQQSPAPGVKIDQGGKIRIHLGDKLTN; encoded by the coding sequence TTGCGGGTATCCAATGCTACTGTACGCCGTCGCATTTTCATATCGCTGGTCATCGGCATTGTCCTGTACACGGCGCTCATCACCCGGCTCGGGTATGTGCAATTGATCGAAGGACCGAAGCTTGCCCAGATGGCTGACCAACTGTTGAACCGGGAAATCGACTTCAAGCCGAATCGCGGCCGGATTTTGGATCGGAACGGCAACGAGTTGGTGTCAAACATGACGGTGCCAACGGTAGTCGCCGTCCCCGCGCAAATCAAGGACCCGAAGGAGACGGCCCGGCAGCTCGCGATCATTTTGGAGCAAAAAGAAGAAGACGTTTATCAGGCCATCACCAAAAAACAGATGAGCAACGACAAGATTCCAGGCGGAAAAAAGCTGCCGATCGAAAAAGCGCGGAAAATCCAGGAGTTGAACCTGCCGGGGATTTATTTGGCCGGAGACTCCAAACGCTTTTATCCGAACGGGAGCATGGCCGCGCACATTCTCGGCTTTACCGGAATTGACAATCAGGGCTTGACCGGACTGGAAAAAATTTACGACCCGTTTCTGAAAGGAACCGAGGGGCACATTTCTTTTCCGTCCGATGCCAAAGGGCGCGTCATGCCTGGAGGCTCCGAAGATTACGTCCCTCCGGTGAGCGGGATGGACATGTATTTGACGATCGACAGCGCCATCCAGTCGTTTATCGAGCGGGAGCTGGACCAGGCCGTCGTCGCTTATCAGCCGGACGATGTTCTCGCCATCGCAATGAACCCGAAGACCGGAGAAATTTTGGGGATGGGCAGTCGTCCGACCTTCCAGCCGGACGAGTATCAAAACTATCCGACAGAAGTGTACAACCGCAATTTGCCGATCTGGAAAACGTATGAGCCAGGTTCGACCTTCAAAATCGTCACGCTCGCTGCCGCTTTGAACGAAGGCGTCGTCTCTTTGGAGGAAAGCTTCTACGATCCCGGCTTCATTACCGTGGCAGGCAAGCGGCTGCGCTGCTGGAAGCGGCAAGGGCACGGACAGGAGACGATGCTGGAAGTCGTGGAAAACTCGTGCAACCCCGGCTTTGTAACGATGGGGCAGCGCCTGCAAAAAGAGCGGCTGTTTGAATACATCAAAAAATTTGGCTTCGGGCAAAAAACAGGCATCGACCTGATCGGGGAAGAGAACGGGCTGTTGTTCAATCTCAGTCGCGTCGGACCTGTCGAGCTTGGCACGACTTCGTTTGGCCAAGGGGTATCGGTCACGCCGATCCAGCAAATGGCCGCAGTCTCGGCTGCGATCAACGGCGGGAAGCTGATGAAGCCGTTTGTCGCCAAGGAATGGCGGGATAGCGTCACACACGATATTGTAGCGCGGACGCTTCCGACCGAGGTGCGCCAGGTGATTTCAGCGGAAACCTCTGCCAAGGTGCGGTATGCGCTGGAGAGCGTCGTGGCCCAAGGAACAGGAAACAAGGCCTATATTGAAGGCTACCGGGTCGGCGGAAAAACGGGAACCGCGCAAAAGGTCAGAAACGGCCGCTACGTGGACGGGGAGTACATCGTGTCGTTTATCGGCTTCGCCCCTGCGGACGATCCGCAAATCGTCGTCTACTTCGCGGTCGATAATCCGAAGGCGCTGGCTTTTGGCGGACTGATTGCCGCGCCGAGCGTCAAGAGCATTATCGAATCTTCCCTGCAGTATATGAATGTGCCCAAGCGCAAGGACGGCATCGCCAAGGAGATCAACAAGGCATTGGGCGAGCGCGAGCCGATCGAGGTTCCGAACATGGTCGGGCAGACGATGAAGGACGTCGTGCAGACGTATGAGACGCTTCCGCTGGTCGTTTCCGGAAAAGGGACCTATGTCATTCAGCAGTCGCCTGCGCCTGGCGTGAAAATTGACCAGGGCGGAAAAATTCGCATACATCTTGGTGACAAATTGACCAATTAG
- a CDS encoding UDP-N-acetylmuramoyl-L-alanyl-D-glutamate--2,6-diaminopimelate ligase — translation MFLRDLLMPLLPVKVSGDDSMEITGLTADSRQVKPGYLFVCLTGYTVDGHAFAAQAVKNGAVAVLSEQDLDVPATIVRVPDTRRAMAMLADRIFGSPTRELKVIGVTGTNGKTTTTHLIDKILRDQRKQTGLIGTIHMRIGDVTEEVKNTTPDAVDLQRSFRRMCDVHTDYAIIEVSSHALEQGRVRGCDIHTAVFTNLTQDHLDYHKTMENYRYAKSLLFSQLGNHYDPNRLKTAVLNADDEASKLYATVTPARVLTYGIDQPADVRAKDIEITSKGTSFTAETFAGTIRLNLKLMGKFNVYNALAAIAVTLAEGVSLEDIKASLEAVLGVNGRFESVDAGQPFAVLVDYSHTPDSLENALVTVKEFAKGNVFCIVGCGGDRDRTKRPIMAKIATKYADMTVLTSDNPRSEEPQAIIDDMLAGVRDVDASRYTAVTDRREAIHHAISLAKADDVILIAGKGHETYQIIKDQVLPFDDREVAREAIARYNQE, via the coding sequence ATGTTTCTACGGGATCTGCTCATGCCTTTGTTGCCAGTGAAGGTTTCGGGGGATGACAGTATGGAGATTACGGGTTTGACAGCAGACTCGCGCCAGGTGAAGCCCGGCTACTTGTTTGTGTGTCTGACAGGGTACACCGTGGACGGTCATGCGTTTGCGGCCCAGGCGGTGAAAAATGGCGCCGTCGCCGTGCTATCCGAACAAGATCTGGACGTGCCAGCGACTATTGTCAGGGTGCCGGACACCCGGCGGGCAATGGCTATGCTGGCTGATCGCATTTTCGGATCTCCCACAAGAGAGTTAAAGGTGATTGGGGTTACCGGAACAAACGGGAAGACGACCACCACTCATCTGATCGACAAGATCCTGCGCGACCAGCGCAAGCAAACAGGCTTGATCGGCACGATCCACATGCGGATCGGGGATGTCACGGAAGAAGTGAAAAACACGACGCCCGATGCCGTGGACCTGCAAAGAAGCTTCCGTCGCATGTGCGATGTCCATACAGACTACGCGATTATCGAGGTGTCCTCCCACGCGCTGGAGCAGGGACGCGTGCGCGGCTGCGACATACATACCGCAGTCTTCACCAATTTGACGCAGGACCATCTCGACTACCATAAAACGATGGAAAACTACCGCTATGCCAAGTCGCTGCTGTTTTCCCAGCTCGGGAACCACTACGACCCGAACCGCCTGAAGACAGCCGTGCTGAACGCAGACGACGAGGCGTCGAAGCTGTATGCGACGGTGACCCCTGCGCGCGTCCTTACGTACGGGATCGACCAGCCGGCGGACGTGCGCGCGAAGGACATCGAAATCACGAGCAAGGGAACGTCGTTTACAGCGGAAACCTTTGCAGGCACCATTCGCCTCAACCTGAAGCTGATGGGCAAATTCAATGTGTACAACGCATTGGCCGCTATCGCGGTTACACTGGCAGAAGGCGTGAGCCTCGAAGACATCAAGGCCAGCCTGGAGGCGGTCCTCGGTGTGAACGGGCGATTCGAGTCGGTCGATGCCGGACAGCCGTTCGCCGTTCTGGTCGACTACTCCCATACGCCGGACAGCCTGGAGAACGCCTTGGTGACGGTCAAAGAGTTTGCCAAAGGCAACGTATTTTGCATCGTCGGCTGCGGCGGAGATCGCGATCGCACGAAGCGCCCGATTATGGCGAAGATCGCAACGAAGTATGCGGATATGACCGTCTTAACATCAGATAACCCTCGCTCCGAGGAGCCGCAAGCGATTATCGACGACATGCTGGCTGGCGTGCGCGACGTGGACGCTTCCCGTTACACAGCGGTGACAGACCGCCGCGAAGCGATTCATCATGCCATCTCGCTGGCAAAGGCTGACGACGTCATTTTGATCGCCGGAAAAGGTCATGAGACGTACCAGATTATTAAAGATCAAGTACTGCCCTTCGACGACCGTGAAGTAGCACGGGAAGCGATTGCCCGGTACAACCAAGAATAG
- the mraY gene encoding phospho-N-acetylmuramoyl-pentapeptide-transferase: protein MFADNVLIVTIVAAFLIAVLIGPLFIPFLRRLKFGQAIREEGPQSHYKKAGTPTMGGTIILLALIFTVLKFANANMEIYFLLLVTLGYGLIGFLDDFIKIRKKRNLGLTAKEKFAGQILLAIGAYVLLLMMGHDTSLHLPGTPWKLELGYFYFPFLLFLLVGTTNAVNITDGLDGLLAGTGAIAFGAYAIIAWFGQDYDTAIFSAAVVGAVLGFLVFNAHPARVFMGDTGSLGLGGALAGIAIMTKTELLLAIIGGVFVVETLSVILQVVSFKTRGKRIFRMSPLHHHFELTGWSEWRVVVTFWLVGMFFAGLGVYLEVVTIR from the coding sequence ATGTTCGCTGACAACGTCCTAATCGTCACGATCGTCGCCGCGTTTCTCATTGCCGTACTGATTGGCCCACTGTTTATTCCCTTCCTTCGCCGCCTGAAATTCGGGCAGGCCATTCGCGAGGAAGGACCGCAATCGCACTACAAGAAGGCTGGGACTCCTACCATGGGGGGTACCATCATTCTTTTGGCACTTATCTTTACCGTGTTGAAGTTTGCCAATGCCAACATGGAAATTTACTTCCTGTTACTGGTGACACTCGGCTACGGTCTGATCGGGTTTTTGGACGACTTTATCAAAATCAGAAAAAAACGCAACCTCGGTTTGACCGCCAAAGAGAAGTTTGCCGGTCAGATTTTGCTGGCAATCGGCGCGTATGTTTTGCTGCTCATGATGGGGCACGACACGTCGCTGCATCTGCCCGGAACGCCGTGGAAGCTGGAGCTCGGCTATTTCTACTTCCCGTTCCTGCTGTTTTTGCTCGTCGGCACGACCAACGCCGTGAACATTACAGACGGCCTGGACGGACTTTTGGCAGGGACAGGAGCCATCGCCTTTGGCGCGTACGCGATCATTGCCTGGTTCGGGCAGGACTACGACACGGCGATTTTCAGCGCCGCCGTCGTCGGGGCCGTTCTTGGCTTCCTCGTCTTCAACGCGCATCCGGCCCGCGTGTTCATGGGAGACACAGGCTCGCTCGGTTTGGGGGGAGCGCTTGCGGGAATTGCGATCATGACGAAAACCGAGTTGCTTTTGGCGATTATCGGCGGCGTGTTCGTCGTGGAGACACTGTCCGTCATTTTGCAGGTCGTTTCTTTCAAAACGCGCGGCAAACGGATTTTCCGCATGAGTCCGCTCCATCATCATTTTGAATTGACAGGCTGGTCCGAGTGGCGCGTCGTCGTCACCTTCTGGCTGGTCGGGATGTTTTTTGCCGGATTGGGCGTATATCTTGAGGTGGTGACAATCAGATGA
- the murD gene encoding UDP-N-acetylmuramoyl-L-alanine--D-glutamate ligase — MIRYQNQHVVVLGMAKSGVAVAKLLHRFGAHVVVNDKKLREEAGGIEELEALGITVICGHHPDDLIHPGVALVVKNPGIPYEAPPVQQALALEIPVVTEVELASQIAKAPIIGITGSNGKTTTTTLVGQILKEAGLDVLVGGNIGTVLCGLAEEAGPDQWLVAELSSFQLMGTREFRPHIGVLLNLYPAHLDYHHTMEAYLDAKLKMFANQTADDIAILPFDQPEILAKCGELPARVYYFSKTQQVPRGAFVQDGVIRFTDGQGQSEDIIAVADMTVPHLDNALAAILVAKLAGANTSAIVQVLSTFPGVEHRMEYVDSIAGVKYYNDSKATNPEAASRALQACQEPVVWICGGLDRGVDFRELLPVMKGRVKAVVALGQTAPILLARAEEAGINERIHVDTVEKAVLAASRLAQSGDVVLLSPACASWDMFPSFEVRGSMFKDGVHRLKTSLA; from the coding sequence ATGATTCGTTATCAAAACCAGCACGTAGTCGTTTTAGGAATGGCGAAAAGCGGTGTAGCAGTGGCAAAACTGCTGCACCGCTTTGGCGCTCATGTCGTGGTCAACGATAAAAAGCTGCGCGAAGAAGCAGGTGGCATCGAGGAACTGGAGGCGCTCGGGATCACCGTCATTTGCGGCCACCATCCGGATGATTTGATTCATCCGGGCGTGGCGCTCGTCGTTAAAAATCCGGGGATTCCGTACGAAGCGCCGCCTGTGCAGCAGGCGCTCGCACTGGAAATTCCTGTCGTGACGGAGGTGGAGCTAGCCTCCCAGATTGCCAAGGCACCGATCATCGGCATTACAGGCTCCAACGGAAAGACAACCACGACGACGCTCGTCGGACAAATCCTCAAGGAAGCGGGCCTGGATGTGCTCGTTGGCGGCAACATCGGCACGGTTTTGTGCGGCCTCGCCGAAGAAGCGGGCCCGGACCAGTGGCTCGTGGCCGAACTGAGCAGCTTCCAGCTCATGGGGACGAGGGAGTTTCGTCCGCACATCGGTGTTTTGCTCAATCTGTATCCTGCTCATCTCGACTACCACCATACGATGGAGGCGTATCTGGACGCGAAGCTGAAAATGTTCGCCAACCAAACAGCAGATGATATCGCGATCCTGCCGTTTGACCAGCCGGAGATTCTCGCCAAATGCGGCGAGCTGCCTGCCCGTGTCTACTACTTCAGCAAGACGCAGCAAGTTCCGAGAGGCGCTTTTGTCCAGGATGGCGTGATCCGGTTTACAGATGGACAGGGCCAGTCGGAGGACATCATCGCGGTAGCGGATATGACTGTTCCGCATTTGGACAACGCCCTGGCTGCGATTCTCGTCGCCAAGCTGGCTGGTGCCAATACAAGCGCCATCGTGCAGGTGCTGTCTACTTTTCCTGGCGTGGAGCATCGCATGGAATACGTCGATTCCATTGCCGGGGTCAAATATTACAACGACTCCAAAGCGACCAATCCGGAAGCGGCTTCCCGCGCGCTGCAGGCGTGCCAGGAGCCTGTTGTCTGGATTTGCGGCGGCCTTGACCGGGGCGTCGATTTTCGGGAGCTTTTGCCTGTCATGAAAGGACGGGTCAAAGCGGTCGTCGCGCTCGGGCAGACAGCGCCGATTTTGCTTGCGCGTGCGGAAGAAGCAGGGATTAACGAGCGAATCCATGTCGATACTGTGGAAAAAGCCGTTCTTGCTGCTTCCCGGTTGGCGCAATCAGGAGACGTAGTACTGCTCAGCCCGGCGTGTGCGAGCTGGGATATGTTCCCTTCGTTTGAGGTCAGGGGGAGCATGTTTAAGGACGGCGTGCATAGACTTAAAACAAGCCTAGCATAA
- the spoVE gene encoding stage V sporulation protein E, with the protein MSKVRSAPDFVIIFATLFLLGIGIVMVYSASAIVAQKPPFSDPYFFAKRQLIFALLGITSMYITMNIDYWVWKQWAKPGFYMSIGLLILVLVIGIEVNGSKSWLGFGAFGIQPGEFAKLGVVAFLARWLSDNQKQIVLFRKGLMPALAIPMVCFGLIMLQPDLGTGTVLMGTAVVMIFASGARISHFVGLGMIGVVGFIGLVLSAPYRIKRITSFLDPWSDPLNTGYQIIQSLYAIGPGGLLGLGLGQSRQKHLYLPEPYNDFIFSIVAEELGFIGGTLILLLFLLLLWRGMRTAITAPDLFGSLLALGIIGMIAIQVVINIGVVTGMFPVTGITLPFLSYGGSSLTLMLTGVGVLLNISRFSRS; encoded by the coding sequence ATGAGCAAGGTACGCTCTGCCCCCGACTTCGTAATTATTTTTGCAACACTTTTTTTATTGGGAATTGGCATCGTGATGGTGTACAGCGCCAGTGCGATCGTCGCCCAGAAGCCGCCTTTTTCCGACCCGTACTTCTTTGCCAAGCGGCAGCTCATTTTTGCTTTGCTCGGCATTACCTCCATGTACATTACGATGAACATTGACTACTGGGTGTGGAAACAATGGGCCAAGCCGGGCTTTTACATGAGTATCGGCTTGTTGATACTGGTTCTCGTGATCGGGATCGAAGTGAACGGCTCCAAAAGCTGGCTTGGCTTCGGGGCTTTCGGGATTCAGCCTGGCGAATTTGCCAAGCTCGGCGTCGTCGCGTTTTTGGCGCGCTGGCTGTCGGACAACCAAAAACAGATCGTCCTGTTCCGAAAAGGGCTGATGCCTGCCCTGGCGATCCCGATGGTCTGCTTCGGGCTCATCATGCTCCAGCCGGACCTGGGAACCGGCACCGTCCTGATGGGAACGGCGGTTGTGATGATTTTTGCCTCGGGAGCGCGAATCAGCCACTTCGTCGGTCTGGGGATGATTGGCGTCGTCGGCTTTATCGGGCTGGTGTTGTCGGCCCCTTACCGCATCAAGCGGATTACGTCTTTTCTCGATCCATGGTCTGATCCGCTCAATACCGGGTACCAAATCATCCAGTCGCTGTATGCGATTGGCCCAGGCGGCTTGCTCGGCCTCGGTTTGGGACAAAGCAGGCAGAAGCATCTGTACTTGCCGGAGCCGTACAACGACTTCATTTTTTCCATCGTAGCGGAGGAGTTGGGGTTCATCGGCGGCACGCTCATCCTGCTTTTGTTCCTGCTGCTGTTGTGGAGAGGGATGCGCACCGCGATTACGGCGCCAGACCTGTTCGGAAGCCTCCTTGCGCTCGGGATCATCGGCATGATCGCTATTCAGGTCGTCATCAACATCGGCGTCGTCACGGGCATGTTCCCGGTTACCGGGATTACGCTGCCGTTTCTAAGCTACGGAGGATCATCCCTGACCTTGATGCTTACAGGGGTCGGCGTTCTCTTGAACATTTCCCGCTTTTCCCGATCATGA
- the murG gene encoding undecaprenyldiphospho-muramoylpentapeptide beta-N-acetylglucosaminyltransferase translates to MRVVLTGGGTGGHIYPALAVAREVSRQTPQAAFLYIGSKKGLEAQLVPRTEIPFQSVEISGLKRKLSLDNIKTLWKFVRAVSEAKKMLRDFRPDVVVGTGGYVCGPVVYAASRLGIPTLIHEQNVVPGLTNKFLSQSATRVAVSFAESLAYFPKGKTVFTGNPRATEVMHGNAQAGRSFLGVDFGKRIVLIFGGSRGARAINEAVLAVVTQLGQYADTHFVYVTGDVHFENISKQLAAKGKLPENLSVLPFVHNMPDVLAATHILVGRAGASTLAEVTALGVPSILIPSPYVTNNHQEKNARGLERAGAARVIVEKELTGERLLGEVESLLQSRERWAQMKESALSLGMPQAATEIVRTLQEVSGKK, encoded by the coding sequence ATGCGCGTCGTCCTAACAGGCGGTGGCACAGGTGGACATATTTATCCGGCGCTTGCGGTGGCGAGAGAAGTTTCTCGCCAAACACCGCAGGCTGCCTTTTTGTATATCGGCAGTAAAAAAGGGCTGGAGGCGCAGCTTGTACCGCGCACGGAAATTCCGTTCCAGTCTGTCGAGATCAGCGGCTTGAAGCGAAAGCTGTCGCTGGACAACATCAAGACTTTGTGGAAATTCGTTCGCGCGGTGTCCGAGGCGAAAAAAATGCTGCGCGACTTCCGGCCGGATGTCGTCGTCGGCACTGGCGGATACGTGTGCGGCCCGGTCGTGTACGCGGCGTCCCGTCTGGGCATTCCGACGCTGATTCACGAGCAAAACGTCGTCCCGGGCTTGACCAACAAGTTTTTGTCGCAGTCGGCTACGCGGGTGGCGGTGTCGTTTGCGGAGTCGCTCGCCTATTTTCCCAAGGGCAAAACAGTCTTTACCGGCAACCCGCGCGCGACAGAAGTGATGCACGGCAACGCGCAGGCGGGAAGAAGCTTTCTCGGGGTAGACTTTGGCAAGCGAATCGTCCTGATCTTTGGCGGCAGTCGCGGCGCACGAGCGATCAATGAAGCGGTGCTAGCTGTCGTCACACAACTGGGCCAATATGCCGATACTCATTTTGTATATGTAACGGGTGACGTTCATTTCGAGAACATCTCCAAACAACTTGCCGCAAAAGGGAAGCTTCCCGAAAACCTTTCCGTGCTTCCTTTCGTCCATAACATGCCGGACGTTTTGGCGGCGACGCATATTTTGGTTGGACGTGCCGGCGCGTCCACGCTGGCCGAAGTGACGGCGCTCGGCGTGCCGTCGATCCTCATCCCTTCTCCGTACGTGACCAACAACCATCAGGAGAAAAATGCGCGCGGCCTGGAACGGGCAGGGGCAGCGCGGGTCATTGTCGAAAAGGAACTGACCGGCGAGCGCCTGCTGGGCGAGGTAGAGAGCCTTTTGCAAAGCCGTGAGCGGTGGGCGCAGATGAAGGAAAGCGCCCTGTCGCTCGGAATGCCGCAGGCAGCGACCGAGATCGTTCGCACGCTGCAGGAAGTCTCCGGAAAAAAATGA
- the murB gene encoding UDP-N-acetylmuramate dehydrogenase — protein MKKIADELKQAGIEKVWTNEPLANHTTWRIGGPADLLIQPKDKESLLKALQIIHRHEIPWSVIGRGSNLLVRDGGIRGAVLKVAEGLSHCEFRDEEVCVGAGYSMIRLAVETGKMGLTGMEFAGGIPGTVGGAVYMNAGAHGSDLSRILIEAEILFANGECKVLSNEELSFSYRTSLLQREKGIVLEARFKLRPGDRKQISATLSANKERRRQTQPLQMPCAGSVFRNPPNDHAGRLIEAAGLKGYRIGGAQVSEKHSNFIVNCGGATATDVLTLIEHVRSTILATYGIDLHPEVLVVGEG, from the coding sequence ATGAAAAAAATCGCAGATGAGCTGAAGCAAGCAGGAATCGAAAAAGTGTGGACCAATGAACCTCTCGCCAATCATACGACTTGGCGGATCGGGGGTCCTGCTGATTTGTTGATCCAGCCCAAGGACAAAGAATCCTTGCTAAAAGCCTTGCAAATCATCCATCGTCATGAAATTCCTTGGAGTGTTATCGGGCGCGGCTCCAACCTTCTGGTGAGGGACGGAGGGATTCGCGGAGCCGTGCTCAAAGTGGCTGAGGGCTTGAGCCACTGCGAGTTCAGGGATGAAGAGGTGTGTGTGGGTGCCGGATATTCCATGATCCGCCTGGCGGTGGAGACAGGCAAGATGGGATTGACAGGGATGGAATTCGCAGGAGGGATTCCTGGTACGGTAGGCGGAGCCGTCTATATGAATGCAGGGGCACACGGATCTGATCTTTCACGTATTCTTATTGAAGCCGAAATCCTTTTTGCAAACGGCGAATGTAAGGTGTTGAGTAACGAGGAACTGAGCTTTAGCTATCGGACTTCACTCTTGCAGAGAGAAAAAGGGATCGTGCTGGAGGCCCGTTTCAAGCTGCGCCCTGGTGATCGCAAGCAAATTTCCGCTACGCTTTCTGCCAACAAGGAGCGGCGACGCCAGACACAGCCGTTGCAGATGCCGTGCGCCGGCAGTGTGTTCCGCAATCCGCCGAACGACCACGCAGGACGTCTGATCGAGGCAGCAGGGCTGAAAGGCTATCGAATCGGCGGAGCTCAGGTTTCGGAAAAACACTCCAATTTCATCGTGAATTGCGGAGGAGCCACGGCTACCGACGTCCTCACCTTAATCGAGCATGTACGGAGCACAATTCTTGCGACATACGGAATTGATCTGCATCCGGAAGTTCTGGTGGTGGGCGAGGGGTAA
- the murA gene encoding UDP-N-acetylglucosamine 1-carboxyvinyltransferase translates to METFAIEGGRPLSGSLRIQGAKNAALPILAAAVLAEGQFYIYDVPHLKDIKVMLEILTALGANTKHVDGCVDLDTTSVSVPHVPDDLMSQMRSSIFLAGPLLARLGEVTISHPGGCDIGERRIDLHLSGLTALGAKIEESEGYITFRAKQLRGTNIFLSFPSVGATENIMMAAVLAKGTTRICNAAREPEIIDLQNFLNAMGARIRGAGTDTIEISGVPRLRSVSYRIIPDRIVTGTYVLAVGIAQGHVELTNTLPEQLTALIEVARSCGVEIKTRHDIMEIKSNSRPRAYDRIITSPYPGFPTDLQAQLMVFLSQARGTSVIKETIFEGRFKHVNELARMGASIYVDLGSAIIRGVGKLTATSVEATDLRAGAALVLAGLAAEGITTVNQIHHIDRGYDRLEEQLRRLGADITRVSI, encoded by the coding sequence TTGGAGACTTTTGCGATCGAAGGCGGAAGACCTCTGTCCGGTTCGCTTCGGATCCAAGGAGCTAAGAACGCTGCTCTTCCTATCCTTGCCGCTGCTGTGCTTGCGGAAGGGCAATTCTATATCTACGATGTCCCCCACTTGAAAGATATCAAGGTCATGTTGGAAATATTGACGGCGCTGGGGGCCAACACGAAGCATGTGGACGGTTGCGTCGATCTGGATACAACGTCTGTCTCCGTCCCGCATGTACCAGATGATTTAATGAGCCAGATGCGATCTTCTATTTTTCTCGCCGGGCCGCTTCTGGCCAGGTTGGGTGAAGTCACCATATCGCATCCCGGCGGCTGCGACATTGGTGAACGCCGAATTGACCTGCATTTGTCCGGTCTTACGGCACTCGGGGCTAAAATAGAAGAATCCGAAGGCTACATTACATTTCGGGCAAAGCAATTGCGCGGGACCAATATCTTTCTTTCCTTCCCCAGCGTGGGTGCGACGGAAAATATCATGATGGCGGCGGTCTTGGCAAAAGGGACGACACGCATCTGCAATGCGGCCCGAGAGCCGGAGATTATCGACCTGCAAAACTTTCTGAACGCCATGGGCGCGCGGATCAGGGGCGCAGGCACCGATACGATCGAGATCAGCGGCGTGCCGCGGCTTCGTTCCGTCAGCTACCGGATCATTCCCGACAGAATTGTCACGGGTACGTACGTGCTGGCGGTCGGAATTGCCCAGGGCCATGTCGAACTGACGAACACGCTGCCTGAGCAGCTCACAGCATTGATTGAGGTTGCCCGTAGCTGCGGTGTTGAAATCAAAACCCGCCATGATATAATGGAAATCAAAAGCAACTCCCGTCCGCGTGCCTACGACCGGATCATCACCTCGCCGTACCCAGGGTTTCCGACAGACCTGCAGGCGCAGTTGATGGTGTTTCTGTCACAGGCGAGGGGAACCAGCGTCATCAAGGAAACGATTTTCGAAGGAAGATTCAAACATGTGAATGAATTGGCGCGAATGGGCGCCTCTATATACGTAGATCTCGGCTCTGCCATCATTCGCGGCGTAGGGAAGCTGACCGCCACGAGTGTGGAAGCGACGGATCTGCGAGCAGGAGCTGCTTTGGTCTTGGCAGGGCTTGCTGCAGAAGGCATTACCACGGTGAACCAGATCCATCATATCGATCGCGGGTACGATCGGCTGGAAGAGCAATTGCGCAGGCTGGGAGCCGATATTACGAGGGTGTCGATATGA